A stretch of Acipenser ruthenus chromosome 1, fAciRut3.2 maternal haplotype, whole genome shotgun sequence DNA encodes these proteins:
- the LOC117403873 gene encoding progestin and adipoQ receptor family member 3 isoform X1 yields the protein MPQKLLKSAHYIELGSYQYWPVLVPRGIRLYTYEQIPVFLKENPYITDGYRAYLPSRLCLKSLFILSNETVNIWSHLMGFFLFFTLGVYDMSAVLPAAGASREDYVIYSIGLFCFQVCMLCSVGYHLFCCHRSEKTSRRWMALDYAGISIGILGCYVPGVFYAFYCNDYWRQVYLITVLAMILAVFFAQIHPHYLTQQWHRLRSVIFCSVAGYGVIPTIHWVWLNGGFSALIVQEFVPRVLVMYLIAAAAFLFYISKVPERYFPGQLNYLGSSHQVWHILVVLMFYWWYQSAVYIMKYRHSQPCPVYPMHA from the exons ATGCCACAGAAGCTGCTAAAGAGTGCCCATTACATAGAGCTGGGGAGCTATCAGTACTGGCCAGTGCTAGTTCCAAGAGGGATACGTTTGTACACATATGAACAGATTCCTGTGTTCCTGAAAGAAAACCCCTACATCACAGATGGGTACAGGGCATATTTACCTTCTAGGCTGTGCTTAAAAAG TCTCTTCATCCTGTCCAATGAAACGGTGAATATCTGGAGTCACCTCATGGGCTTCTTCCTCTTTTTCACCCTGGGGGTCTATGATATGTCAGCAGTGCTGCCTGCAGCCGGGGCCTCCAGGGAAGACTATGTCATCTACTCCATCGGCCTCTTCTGCTTTCAG GTGTGCATGCTTTGCTCAGTGGGGTATCACCTGTTCTGCTGCCATCGCTCAGAGAAAACAAGCCGCCGCTGGATGGCATTAGACTACGCCGGCATCTCCATCGGAATCCTTGGCTGTTACGTTCCAGGGGTTTTCTACGCCTTTTATTGTAATGAT tactggcGGCAAGTGTATCTGATCACAGTATTGGCCATGATCCTAGCGGTCTTCTTTGCCCAGATTCACCCCCATTACCTCACCCAGCAGTGGCACAGACTGCGCTCTGTCATCTTCTGCTCTGTTGCTGGCTATGGAGTCATACCAACCATCCACTGGGTTTGGCTAAATGGAGGCTTTAGTGCCCTTATTGTCCAG GAGTTTGTCCCTCGTGTTCTAGTGATGTATCTGATTGCTGCTGCTGCCTTTCTCTTCTACATTTCCAAAGTCCCAGAAAGGTATTTTCCAG GCCAGTTGAATTACCTTGGATCAAGTCATCAAGTATGGCACATCCTGGTGGTGCTGATGTTTTACTGGTGGTACCAGTCTGCAGTGTACATCATGAAGTACAGACacagccagccctgccctgtgTACCCAATGCACGCCTAA
- the LOC117403873 gene encoding progestin and adipoQ receptor family member 3 isoform X2: MPQKLLKSAHYIELGSYQYWPVLVPRGIRLYTYEQIPVFLKENPYITDGYRAYLPSRLCLKSLFILSNETVNIWSHLMGFFLFFTLGVYDMSAVLPAAGASREDYVIYSIGLFCFQVCMLCSVGYHLFCCHRSEKTSRRWMALDYAGISIGILGCYVPGVFYAFYCNDYWRQVYLITVLAMILAVFFAQIHPHYLTQQWHRLRSVIFCSVAGYGVIPTIHWVWLNGGFSALIVQVVVGHKIPQSLRTACHYTSQ; encoded by the exons ATGCCACAGAAGCTGCTAAAGAGTGCCCATTACATAGAGCTGGGGAGCTATCAGTACTGGCCAGTGCTAGTTCCAAGAGGGATACGTTTGTACACATATGAACAGATTCCTGTGTTCCTGAAAGAAAACCCCTACATCACAGATGGGTACAGGGCATATTTACCTTCTAGGCTGTGCTTAAAAAG TCTCTTCATCCTGTCCAATGAAACGGTGAATATCTGGAGTCACCTCATGGGCTTCTTCCTCTTTTTCACCCTGGGGGTCTATGATATGTCAGCAGTGCTGCCTGCAGCCGGGGCCTCCAGGGAAGACTATGTCATCTACTCCATCGGCCTCTTCTGCTTTCAG GTGTGCATGCTTTGCTCAGTGGGGTATCACCTGTTCTGCTGCCATCGCTCAGAGAAAACAAGCCGCCGCTGGATGGCATTAGACTACGCCGGCATCTCCATCGGAATCCTTGGCTGTTACGTTCCAGGGGTTTTCTACGCCTTTTATTGTAATGAT tactggcGGCAAGTGTATCTGATCACAGTATTGGCCATGATCCTAGCGGTCTTCTTTGCCCAGATTCACCCCCATTACCTCACCCAGCAGTGGCACAGACTGCGCTCTGTCATCTTCTGCTCTGTTGCTGGCTATGGAGTCATACCAACCATCCACTGGGTTTGGCTAAATGGAGGCTTTAGTGCCCTTATTGTCCAG gTAGTTGTAGGGCACAAGATTCCACAGTCCTTAAGAACAGCCTGCCACTACACCAGTCAGTAA